GCCACCAGGAAGGAGAGGGTGACAACAAGGATGATGACAAGGACCACCTCGAGCTGGCTCCCAGCTGCGGGCGGGCGGTGCAGCCTCTCCGGGTCTGCAGGGGGTCACGTCACTtagcaggaggcagggaggggctgtgggggtgggggtgccaggCGGGAAGGGGTCTGGGGGCATCCTGGTGAGGAGCTCCTCCCCTGTCCCTCCAGATAAGGATGCTACCTACCCTGGGAAGGCGAGAAGGGCCGGGCTCTCCTCTTCTCCGGCTCTTGGGCCTCTGCCCCTGATgcagccccccagccccacacacaCATGAGACTTGGATACCAGGAGTCCACAGAGGGCTCGCTGGGCTCCCCTGACCCAGCAGGGCACCAGTCCCAACTCCCACCACCGCTGCACCCAGAGCCCAGGGTGACCACGACTGGATTAGAATGGGGCCGGGGGAAGGAGTGGAGGCGACAGCTGCATCCCCGGGGCCATGGGCACTGGCTTTACCCAGAGTGtcctgcagggggcagggggctgtgACCAGCACCccaagaggaggggtgtggggggcCAGTGCAGGGCTGGGGTCTGGGCTGGCAGAGAGCAGGTTGGGGGGGGCCCTGGGCTCTTCAGGTGGACATTTTCCAAGGCgaggctgtgggtggggcccCTCTCTGCAGCCAGTGACTTCACCAAGTGCCAGCACAGAGCCAGCCAGAGGTGAGGAGACCACAAGGCCTCTGCAGGGAGGGCGAAGCTCTGCAAGGGCCTGGACGGGCACTGGGATTTCTGGTGGTGAGTGGGAGCGGGTCtgggtgggcaggagggaggagcgTGGGCCTCACCTGCCCCCTGAACCAGCAGCCCCCAGCTGTGCCCAGTGGGCCAGGTCCCACTGAGGAGGCATCTGCTTTGCTAGAATCCAGGATGGCTGCACTGGGCTGCATCCTGGGCTCTGGGCGCTTCAGGTGCAGGAGGCTGGTCCTCCCCGGCTGCCCTCAGACAGGAccgccctgccccagccctccgCTGACCTGAAACGCTCAGTGTGGTGGTCCTAATGCTTCTCTGGAAGCCTTCCAGATGCCACGTGTACTCCCCGGCTTGCGCATCCTGGGCCCCATCAATCACCAGCTGTGCCACGGCTCCGTGGACCCGGAGCTGCCACCCACCATGGGCGGGGCTTCCAGGGACCTTCCTGCTGACGAGGGGCTGGTTCTTCCCATCAGCACTCAGGCAGACGGGGACCTGGGCACTCAGGCAGACGGTGACGTTGGACAGGGGGTGGGAGATGGTGCAGGACATCACGGCGCATGCGCCCCTGGACACAGTGACCACACCCTCAGTGCAGGTGGGGTCGTCCCAGCCTGTGGGGGGACAGGTCACACGTGTGGGTCAGGGCTGGGCCTCAGGACACACACTGACCCCcttcctggggctggggcaggtgaCGAGGCCCCAGGGACAGGGGTCCTGTGGGGGCTGCTAAGAACAACTCaggtggaaaaataaaatagaagcacaggggaggctgtgtgtgcacatatctgtgtgtgtgtgtgcatgcatgtgtgcatgagCACGTGTGTGGACGCGTGTGTGTTCCCCTACATCCCCAAGCCTGAGACACGGCCCAGAGTCCCTGCCCAGGAACGGGTGGGCCTGCTCCAGATCTGCCTGCTCAGCTGACATTTGGGAGGTGGACCCTGACTGCAGCTGCCCCACCTTacccaggctctgtgctggagGCTCCACTCCAGGCCAGGTGTGCATGccagctccaggaggaggggccGACCCTCCAGGACACCCGCCTGCCTCTGTCAGAGGCACCCAGCATGCAGCCACCTCCACCTGCCCCTCCTGGCCGTTCGGCCAGTGCCCTCCCAACCTCAGTAGGCAAATCCTGCAGCGAATTGGCCCAAGGTCAGCGTCTGGCACTTCTGGATGAGCTGACTGGCAGCGCCCCGGGGGCTGTCACGAGGCACCCACAGGCATCAGGCAGCCCGGTTTCCATGAGACAGGCTCTAACAACCCAGCCGCCTGGCTGTCCCGCTGGTGACTGGACCGTGTGGACAGAAGTTCGGGCGGCCAGGCAACCTTGGAGCACACAGCGTGCTGGGTGGGGCTGCCATTTTACCCACTTACCAAATACAAAACACGTGGCAGTGCCACGTGCTACCAATGCGCGAGGGTGTGTATGAGGTGGCGATTCCTGCCTGCAAGGGAATTCAGGAGCATTTAGGGACAGTGGGGTCCTCACAGGCCACAAGCACAAGTTTGGACTTGTTCCCGAGAGTGGCCCCCAAGGTAGGTGAGCCAATGGGCACCAGTCAGCAGGCAGTGGAGTGCAGAGGGTGCCGGAGCCGGCAGAAGACTCCCAGTGTTCCAGAAGGGGCTACGGCAGGCAGGCCACCTGGACCGCAAGCCCGTCCATGCGAATCAGACCGAGGAGCCCTGTTCCCCCCTCAGCCACTGGGCTGGGGGCTCTGTTCCCTGTCCAGGTGATGGGTGAGCGCCCACTGCAGGAGGAATCGCCACACTCATGTGGGCGCCACCTGAGGACCGTCAGCGCCCAGGAGAGCTGTGGACGGTGGCCAGGCAGGCTGCCCTGAACACATGACAACCGGTGGAGCTGAGCATTGCTCCCCAGAGGCGGGGCCTCTGCTGATGCCAGATGCACTGACCATCCAGCCCAGGGCCCCAGCGGCTGCTACTGGGAGCTGCCTGGGCAGTTTTCGACTCCAGTGCCTGGGCTTCATGTTACTGGTCGGGAGGTGCCCGGGCCAGCATCTTTCACAAGCCCCTCAGGGATCTCTCTGCACAGCCCAGTGGGGAGCCCCTGACCTGGAGCCATGGGCTAGGGCGTCGCTGGGGGACCCTGCAGAAACCAAGTCCTGATTCTGCGGGGCTGAGGCGGCCTGCGAGTCCGCATTCCTAATGAGCTCCCGGGTGACGCTGAAGCCACCACCGACGGACTGGGACCAGAGCAGGGACAGAAAGCCCTCACCGGTCCTGCCGCCCATCCGCACATCGCCCGCTGACCAGGACCCCGACCCTCGGAACCCGGACATAGTGTTCGTCCCCCACATGCACTGATAGTCACCACCAGATGCAGAGcgggcacccactgtgtgccatcCGTGGGGGTCAGGGCCATTACCTGGCGCCCGATCTCCATCTGCCCCTCTCACTCCTGCCTCCCCCCACTCTGAGACTTACTTTCTTTCTGAGCACGCAGGGAGGCAGCCAGGAGCAGGAGGGTCCAGAGCATCCTGGGAGCTGGGTGGAGTGATGCTGAGATCAGCATGGCCTCGGGGGTCCTGTGTACTCCACTGGTGCTCGGGACATTCCCTTGAGGAGAGGAAGCAGAAGGTCAGAGGTGCCCCAGGCTGCAGCCTGGTGGGGCGGCGGAGAGGGGCTCCTCCCTGACCAGCTGTGCCCCATGCCAGAATCCCTGCCCCCTGCAGCCTTTGCAAACCCTTCGCCTCTCTCTTGCTGGGGAGGGGGCTTTCTGTCTTCTCCTGTGGGTCTATGAAACTTCCGTGTTTAAAGAAACAAACTGTCAGCAACAAGGCAAACGTGTTTCCTAGACAATCATTTCCGGAATACAGACACTCCACATCTCATGTCGTCCTGCCTGTTTTTTCCTCGAAAGCCTcaagattttgttttaaaagtgtttttgtttggtgtagcacagagaaggcacatagtggaactgtggcatcttgcttcactgatggacagtgactgcactggggtgtggggggaacttgataaatgtgggtaaatgtagtaaccacattgtttttccatgtgaaaccttcataagagtgtatatcaatcatagcttaatttaaaaaaaagtgtttttgtttgtttgtttaaaatgtCCTTTACAAAGGCTTCCCAGACTGTGGAGAATCCCTGGAtggccacattttatttatttttatgttgaaatcGTGAATCCACCTCAAAGTCATGTTGCAGTGACGCGTGACAGGCTCAGTCTTGCTTTCTCCTGGGGAAGGGCGGCTGCGCCTGGGCACCTGTGGCATGCTGCACCTGGCTGCCGTCGGGGACCTGCCCGGTGTCTCCACCAGGACGTGGCCAGGCCACAACTTCCCTGTTGCTCTCTGGAAGGCAGGTTCTCTGTCACTGCCCTGTTTATTTTTCCCTAGACATTTGTTTTCCCACTAGAACATtaacataatttaattttttttcttttagaaacaggaATTTGTGATTGTGTGGAGGGGGCAGTGGCCCATCTTGCCCACACCTGCTCAGGATATGGTAGAAGAGGCGGAGATGGGA
The sequence above is a segment of the Manis pentadactyla isolate mManPen7 chromosome 4, mManPen7.hap1, whole genome shotgun sequence genome. Coding sequences within it:
- the SECTM1 gene encoding secreted and transmembrane protein 1, with amino-acid sequence ILVPAASSPGSALGPLGLFLRAECGRAAAAGDKEDARPGSAARECPEHQWSTQDPRGHADLSITPPSSQDALDPPAPGCLPACSERKQESPPHTHPRALVARGTATCFVFGWDDPTCTEGVVTVSRGACAVMSCTISHPLSNVTVCLSAQVPVCLSADGKNQPLVSRKVPGSPAHGGWQLRVHGAVAQLVIDGAQDAQAGEYTWHLEGFQRSIRTTTLSVSGAEAQEPEKRRARPFSPSQAPPCLLLSDVTPCRPGEAAPPARSWEPARGGPCHHPCCHPLLPGGRHVGLAPKAQVPEVIDTPADDLVLSEEQGPPVREIQRPARLTATGRGGRPRALLPHLEADPSLLAQDSCSVRGVRQPGG